The genomic DNA GTCATTGTTGCTTGTAAACTCTTTTCCATACACAGATTCTGACTACTGAAAGAAAAGGGCTCTGTTCACAGCTTGAAAAGGACAGATTTTCTTGTTTAGTAGAAATCCAAGACCTGATTAAATGTTACAGACCCCATGTGGTCACTGCTGCAAAAGTCTGTGTAATGCGGTAGTGTAAGCTTTCAAATCTCTTATTACGATATACATTAGCCCACCATAACACAGCATCTCCACATCTGTTCCAGCAGCTACTAGGGATTTGCAGTGCCAGCTATATCAAAGGGATTCATCAGATGTGGCACCATTTATGGAACAATGCTTGGTAAAGAAggaaatacagtcagccatccttatccatggatttttttatccatggatttaagcatccaagGCTTTAAAGTACTTTAAAATTTATAACAATTCCATAAAGTAAtatttgatttttctattttatataagggttaccatttttctatgccattgtattgaatgggacttgaatatccatggattttggtatccactgggagggcaggtcctggaatcaaactctgtCAGATAATAAGGGTCAGTTGTATGTATGCAAGGAAGACAGGAAATAATCCTCAAAGAAAGGGCTACAACATGCTCCCTGAATTCTGTTGTAAAGTCTTTAGCTCCCTTGCTTGAAAAGTTCTTAATTATTTTGATATCTTAATGTAATATATCAGGAGTAGGCAGAGTGCAGGCCAACTCTCCCTTCAGTGTCAGAAGAAAACACTGTAGGGGGATGAGGGTTGGTCACTCCTGGTGGCCTCCTAAAGTAGAAATTAGGGGGTCTGCCACACCAAAAGACTGCCACAACCCATGCAGaactcaaaaccagaagtggctgCCTGGTCCAGTTTCTCTCTGTTTGAAAAAATGTTtgggggcttttggggggggtaCAGTACAGTCTGCAGCAGGTGCTAGCAATGAAATGTTGGCCCCTAGACCTGTCAAAGTTGCCTACCCCAGTGTGTATGAAGCCAGGAGTAAAACAGATAAGGTATGATTTAAAACACCAATACCTCCCAAGGCGTACAGATGCCCAGGATCCATTAAGAAACGGGTAATTTGGCCTATTTATTTAAGGCAAGCATAAGCATGTTAAAAATAGCAGTGTGCCAAAACCCTGAGCATCACattgtgtatataaaacatagcAAGATATGCAGGacatcaaagaaaaagaaagatgagtGATATCTGTATTTGCATCTTTCCCTCCCATCCTTTGGCAAGATACTCCGCTCCTTTCCAGAATTCACTCCCTTTGGACTGCTCATTAGCTTACTGCATCATCCACACATTCACACTTCATCACAAACACCAACACATTCACATTTCTGGAATATTTATTAGTATAATATTCAGCCACAAAACACACAGACTGCACACCTCTCCTTATCTGTCAAGGCAGATGGAGTGGTTCTCCAAGGAGCATCAATGTCTTttcaattataataaaaaaatttgaTACTATTATTATGTAAAATAGCATCTAAAATTACATAGACAACATTTTAGCATTACAATACTTTCTAGAAGTATTTTACATTCAGGGGGAGGTATCTGAAGACTGTTAGTTTTAACCTTTAACTGTATCAATGTAAAAATGTCAGTACTGTGCATACTTGGATGTCAACTTGCTGTATACTTACTCTACTGATAATTTCTTCTCAAAGACATGAATACATCCTTGCTTACTCATCTTTGAGAAAGACTGAGGTTTGTTTATAAATTTATTAACTCAATTAATGTCATATTATCACCCAGAAATGAAGCTTCCTTGCATGAAGGATACATTTCAttatagttattttattttaattaagtttATTAAGAAGCACAAATTGTGTCATTTTTTCACATAATTTATACTCTTCTTAAACTTTTCTGCATAGTAATCAGAATCTATACTGTCATTTAAATCAGACAGAGTTACATAAACATTTCCATTCTCTACAGTAACACTATGAGTTCTTTGCTTTACTCCTTTTGATCGCCATTTTGGAGATAAAGATGGCTCTCTTGGGTTTATTGCTTGATACAGTCCTTCACCAGTGGCCAGAGTTATTTTGTACTTGTGCCAGGGACAAATAATGCATGGCTCTCCATTGATATCCTATACATACAcatggggaggggaaggaggaggagaagaaaaagaaggaaaaaattagTACCTTATAAACCAGTGGGGGGAATTTCCATAGGTCCCATAATTCTATCCACTGGTACACAAACATTACTAGATTTCTGTTTTAAACTCATAAATGAAAATTTATAAGACTCTACAGGccaatttcttttctgttttgaagAGCCTCATGAAGGTTTTGATGAAAAGAGACTTCAGGACTGGCTCCACCTTAACTCTGTCTCCATTTTCTATTCCTAGGTAGTAAAGAAAAACAAGCTCTGAAAAGGTGAGAATACAACAGAATTTCCTTTTCAGATCCCAACTGCAGAAATACATCAGAACTACTGCAGTCAAAACTCTAATTTCACCTGTTAAAATTGGTCTCACCAACTGAAATTGGCATGGCTACATTTTGGCATTGAGCCCAGTATGGTTCTCCCATCAGGAACATTCCATAATCTGAGTTTTGCTTATAATATATTCAAGCTGGGAGAAGGTGAGAGAGgacacttttatttatttgatccTCATAATCTCTGAAAAATTGCTCTGAGGACTTGGAGATCTTTGACAAGCGGGGCGGTTGCTAAGAGAGGGGGAAAGGCAAACattgttttccttctcctccaccagTGGGATCATCTGCTGAAGCTAACGTTTTTGATGAATGAAATGACAACTTctgttaacaaaaaaaaaacacttagGATCCATGACTCTCGTGATTAATTTATCAATTGACCGAAACCTGTATTATACAAAAGAACAAACATCAACAAAactatacactgctccctcgggttacgaaattaattcgttccgcggccgctttcgtaacccgaaaagccttcgtaagccgaattgccataggcgctaatggggaaaagccgcgtttcgtgcgaaaaagcgccgaaaagcaccaaaattttttttcgtaacccgaaataaattcgtaacccggaacaattatttccaatgggattttttcgtatcccggaaatttcgtaacctgggtatttcgtatcccgaggtaccactgtattttaaaaaggcaatgagTAGGAGATCTTTAGATCTGTTACTGCTATGGAAGAATAGCTAAAGCAATGGAACATTTGGCTAATCTACATCTAGTTCAACCTAGATCACCTTTCTTCTCACAtctcatagttgttgttgttgttgttagctgtccttgagtcagttctgactcatggcgactctgccctgcccagatcctgcaagcccttgcccacaacccccctcattgactctatccatctggtttgtggtcttcctctctttcttctaccctctacctttcctagcattgttgctttttctagtgatccatgccttttcATTATATGGctaaagtatgatagtctcaacttgatcatctttgcttccaaggagaaccCTTGTCTGatttgttcaagaacccatttgtttgtcttcttggctgtccatggtatcctaagtacttttctccagcaccacatgtcaaatgaactgattttctttctgtctgcttccttcagcTCTCACATAcg from Sceloporus undulatus isolate JIND9_A2432 ecotype Alabama chromosome 2, SceUnd_v1.1, whole genome shotgun sequence includes the following:
- the RFESD gene encoding Rieske domain-containing protein, producing the protein MNEDSSVKTSTEKVSSPVSICAEDDLKKQRKIVATVHDREVVVFYHDGRFYAMDCRCYHAGGPLHLGEIEDINGEPCIICPWHKYKITLATGEGLYQAINPREPSLSPKWRSKGVKQRTHSVTVENGNVYVTLSDLNDSIDSDYYAEKFKKSINYVKK